Proteins from one Malaya genurostris strain Urasoe2022 chromosome 2, Malgen_1.1, whole genome shotgun sequence genomic window:
- the LOC131430283 gene encoding ankyrin repeat domain-containing protein 39 gives MSSSHGQHGDHQCNCSKTVIATQSLDELEFERGIWSAAIDNDEHKLRSLIGKGHLFDRDSSGYTALHYAARSGHVLMCRILLDSGIGVDETTHGGATALHRAAMMGHQQIIDLLLARKADPLLQDSDGKTALHRAAERGHLEVCSTLIRQNDTAATIRDHKGNTPTDSIDLHSPHYAKLKTLLSETANQGSRSLQCS, from the exons ATGTCATCGTCCCACGGCCAGCACGGCGATCATCAGTGCAATTGTTCAAAAACGGTGATTGCAACGCAATCGTTAGATGAGCTGGAGTTTGAGCGTGGAATATGGTCTGCTG CAATCGATAATGATGAACATAAATTGAGATCACTTATTGGGAAGGGTCATTTATTTGATAGGGATAGTTCAGGATATACTGCATTACACTACGCTGCACGAAGTGGTCACGTCCTAATGTGCCGCATTTTGCTGGACAGTGGTATTGGTGTGGACGAAACTACGCATGGGGGTGCCACGGCACTTCACAGGGCTGCAATGATGG GTCATCAACAAATAATCGACCTTCTATTGGCACGAAAAGCCGATCCtctactgcaggacagtgacgGAAAAACGGCACTGCACCGAGCAGCTGAACGGGGTCACCTTGAAGTCTGTTCCACCTTGATCCGGCAAAATGATACGGCAGCAACGATACGCGACCACAAAGGAAACACACCAACCGATTCTATCGATCTACATTCACCACATTATGCAAAATTGAAAACTCTCTTAAGTGAAACAGCAAACCAAGGCAGCAGATCACTCCAGTGCTCATAG
- the LOC131430286 gene encoding eukaryotic translation initiation factor 3 subunit H, whose translation MASRAQNRRPTQEVDNTISYVQCDGLAAMKMVKHCHEESSGNMEVAQGALLGLVVDDRLEITNCFPFPKSSDETIDEEEYQLNMMRRLRLVNVDHFHVGWYQSADVGNFLSLPLLESQYHYQTSIEESVVVIYDTQKSKRGFLTLKAYRLTPQAIAMYKEGEFTPEALRNLKVGYENLFLEVPIVIKNSALCNIMMSELAEMVPEEEGTHFLDLGTASVLENHLRCLMDRVDELNQEANKFNKYQQAVIRQEQDKHRMLAKHAQENAARIAKGEVAVSDDEINKMFRPLPVPPRLNPMIVSGQINTYAQHISQFCSQSLAKLYMTQALQGAKDNKQ comes from the exons ATGGCGAGTCgtgctcaaaatcgtcgtccgacTCAAGAAGTCGATAATACTATTTCATATGTTCAGTGTGATGGGCTG GCGGCTATGAAAATGGTCAAGCATTGCCATGAAGAATCTTCGGGCAACATGGAAGTAGCTCAGGGTGCTTTGCTCGGATTGGTTGTGGATGATCGGCTGGAGATAACCAACTGCTTTCCATTTCCAAAATCGTCCGATGAAACGATAGACGAGGAAGAGTATCAACTGAACATGATGCGTCGGTTACGTCTGGTCAATGTGGACCATTTTCACGTTGGATGGTACCAGAGTGCGGATGTGGGAAATTTCCTCTCGCTGCCACTGTTGGAATCGCAGTATCATTATCAAACCAGTATCGAAGAATCGGTTGTGGTCATCTATGACACGCAAAAATCCAAGCGCGGTTTTCTGACCCTGAAGGCGTACCGTTTGACTCCGCAAGCCATTGCCATGTATAAGGAGGGAGAATTTACCCCGGAAGCTCTGCGTAATCTAAAGGTTGGCTACGAGAATTTGTTTTTGGAAGTGCCAATTGTTATTAAAAATTCGGCTTTGTGTAACATCATGATGTCCGAATTAGCTGAAATGGTTCCGGAAGAGGAAGGAACCCATTTCTTGGATCTGGGAACCGCGTCTGTGCTGGAAAACCATTTGCGCTGTTTAATGGATCGCGTCGACGAGTTGAACCAAGAGGCGAACAAGTTCAACAAGTATCAACAGGCTGTTATTAGACAGGAACAG GATAAGCATCGCATGTTGGCGAAACATGCTCAGGAGAACGCTGCACGTATTGCGAAGGGTGAAGTAGCCGTTTCGGACGACGAGATCAACAAAATGTTCCGCCCGTTACCAGTGCCACCGAGATTGAATCCGATGATCGTATCCGGTCAGATAAATACCTATGCTCAGCATATTTCTCAGTTCTGTTCTCAATCATTGGCTAAACTATACATGACTCAAGCCTTGCAAGGAGCAAAAGACAACAAGCAGTAA
- the LOC131430284 gene encoding uncharacterized protein LOC131430284 — translation MPYILIRGNLASYSHKYPFRVLVSGLKAADLEQLSRFPCGGYSDESTIVYLQHPCVILTALEVLGYRVVASSSTAVKQDYNEYMWTMRKEFHDPEPYVCDTSSNIVERDNLTNSGREVNNYPPSNKIDVPE, via the exons ATGCCATACATTTTGATACGCGGTAATTTAGCCTCATACAGCCATAAGTATCCGTTTCGTGTGCTAGTCTCGGGATTGAAAG CGGCCGATCTCGAACAACTGAGTCGTTTTCCGTGTGGAGGATACAGTGATGAATCTACGATCGTGTATCTGCAGCATCCTTGTGTGATATTGACCGCATTGGAG GTCCTAGGATATCGTGTAGTGGCATCGTCGTCAACAGCCGTCAAACAAGATTACAACGAGTACATGTGGACTATGCGAAAGGAGTTCCACGATCCAGAACCGTACGTGTGCGATACTTCATCCAACATTGTGGAACGGGACAATCTGACCAACAGCGGTCGCGAGGTGAATAATTATCCGCCAAGCAATAAAATTGACGTACCGGAATAa
- the LOC131430285 gene encoding uncharacterized protein LOC131430285: MESPNSTTNQSSITNNLVTVPIPILPSEGTYCYVFVKGSLYARDSAIFGCSTDEVQALSKRFQISSVPIDNGVVIKVAPSLIINSLAQLGYKVVSSSGETEVTWTLQREL, translated from the coding sequence ATGGAATCGCCCAATTCTACTACGAATCAGAGCTCGATTACGAACAACCTGGTGACGGTACCGATTCCGATTCTACCATCGGAAGGCACGTACTGTTACGTGTTCGTGAAAGGTTCACTGTATGCCCGGGACAGTGCCATATTCGGTTGCTCCACGGACGAGGTGCAGGCACTCTCGAAACGCTTCCAGATCAGTTCGGTTCCGATCGACAATGGGGTGGTCATTAAGGTGGCCCCGTCGCTGATCATCAATTCACTGGCGCAGCTCGGATACAAGGTTGTCTCGAGCAGCGGCGAAACGGAAGTCACGTGGACGCTACAGCGTGAGCTGTAA